From the genome of Streptococcus oralis:
CAGCGATTATGCAGGACTTTTTCCGAAATCGACGGAAAAAATAATTTCTCTTTAAAAACAGAGGGGAATGTGGTATAATGAATAATGGAGCAACAGTTCTGCGTGAAGCGGGTCAGGGGAGGAATCCAGCAGCCCTAAGCGATGTGAATTGTGTGCTCTTTTTTCGTGCTTTTTTCGAATAAATAAGATAAAATAGCCTAGAATAAATGATTATAGAATAGAAAAGAGAAAGATATGAAAATTCGTGGTTTTGAATTGGTTTCGAGTTTTACAGATGAAAATTTGTTACCTAAGCGTGAGACAGCCCATGCAGCTGGCTATGACTTAAAGGTTGCGGTGCGTACGGTTATTGCTCCAGGAGAGATTGTTTTGGTTCCGACAGGTGTTAAGGCCTATATGCAGCCGACTGAAGTGCTCTATCTTTATGACCGTTCATCAAATCCTCGTAAGAAAGGTCTGGTCTTGATCAACTCTGTTGGCGTTATTGATGGAGACTATTATGGTAATCTGGGAAATGAAGGCCATATCTTGGCTCAGATGAAAAATATTACCGATCAGGAAGTTGTTCTTGAAGTTGGAGAACGTGTAGTTCAGGCTGTCTTTGCTCCATTTTTAATTGCAGATGGAGATGAGGCAGACGGAGTTCGTACTGGTGGATTTGGATCGACTGGGCACTAAGATAATGACCTGCTTTCAAAACCATAACAGGAGAAATCAGCTGATAGAAAGAAGGATAATAAAATGAGTTATAAAGACTTTCAGTCTTTTACTCCAGAAAATTGTCAAGGGTATAAGAAAGTCTATAATATCAGTATTGGAGGATTTCTTTACTTAGCTTTTCTTCCGGAAGCCTATTATAAAATTCTTTGTATTTCTTCAGAATATATGTCAATAATTGACTGTGAAAATGATCAGGTAACTCCTGTAGATGGGGATTATGATGAGACGGAATTAGTAGCCATGTATGAGGGCTGTGATTCTCCCATTTCTATTGCGGGACAATATGGTGGAAGTCTCCCTTTGGACAATGGGGAAGATATCCGAGTGACAATGGAAAAAGATCAATCTGGGAAGTATCCGATTTTAACCATTTTTTGGGAAAAGGATAAAGAAACTAGGGTACAAATTTATAAAGGTTATTTACCGTATATTTTTGGTTTTAGTCCGGATGGAGAGTATTATGCTTATGCAGATGATGGCGGATTGACTGTTTTAAAGAAAGATAGTTGATAGCGTGAAAAAAAGAAATTTTAAAATGAGAGGATTAGAATCATCGCAAAGAAAAAAGCGACATTTGTATGTCAAAATTGTGGGTATAATTCCCCTAAATATCTGGGACGTTGTCCTAACTGTGGGTCTTGGTCTTCTTTTGTAGAAGAGGTTGAGGTTGCCGAGGTCAAGAATGCGCGTGTGTCCTTGACAGGTGAGAAAACCAAGCCCATGAAACTGGCTGAGGTGACTTCCATCAATGTCAATCGAACCAAGACGGAGATGGAGGAATTCAACCGTGTACTTGGAGGCGGAGTGGTACCAGGGAGTCTCGTCCTTATCGGTGGGGATCCAGGGATTGGGAAATCAACCCTTCTCTTACAAGTATCGACTCAGCTGTCCCAAGTAGGGACTGTTCTCTATGTCAGTGGGGAGGAGTCTGCCCAGCAGATTAAACTCCGTGCAGAGCGCTTGGGGGATATTGATAGCGAGTTTTATCTCTATGCAGAGACCAATATGCAGAGTGTTCGATCTGAGGTGGAGCGCATCCAACCAGATTTTCTCATCATCGACTCTATCCAGACGATTATGTCTCCTGAGATTTCAGGGGTGCAGGGGTCTGTTTCTCAGGTGCGTGAGGTGACAGCTGAACTCATGCAGTTGGCTAAGACTAATAACATTGCCATCTTTATCGTAGGGCATGTGACCAAGGAAGGGACCTTGGCGGGTCCGCGTATGTTGGAGCATATGGTGGATACGGTGCTTTACTTTGAAGGGGAGCGCCACCATACCTTCCGTATTTTGAGGGCAGTCAAAAACCGTTTTGGTTCCACTAATGAGATTGGGATTTTTGAGATGCAGTCGGGTGGATTGGTTGAGGTACTCAATCCGAGTCAAGTTTTCCTAGAGGAGCGTTTAGATGGGGCTACTGGCTCGTCAATCGTTGTGACCATGGAAGGGACCCGTCCGATTTTGGCGGAGGTTCAGGCTTTGGTAACACCAACCATGTTTGGAAATGCTAAACGCACGACGACAGGACTTGATTTCAATCGTGCAAGTCTGATTATGGCTGTTTTGGAAAAACGAGCAGGGCTTCTCTTGCAAAATCAGGATGCCTATCTCAAATCTGCTGGTGGCGTGAAATTGGATGAGCCTGCTATTGACTTAGCCGTTGCAGTGGCTATTGCCTCTAGTTACAAGGACAAGCCTACCAATCCTCAGGAATGTTTTGTGGGTGAACTGGGCCTGACTGGAGAAATTCGGCGCGTGAATCGTATCGAACAACGTATCAATGAAGCGGCAAAACTGGGCTTTACCAAGATTTATGTACCCAAGAATTCCTTGACAGGAATCACTCCACCCAAGGAAATTGAAGTCATTGGTGTGACAACGATTCAGGAAGTTTTGAAGAAGGTCTTTGCATAATCCGTGACAAATCCTCTTAAAAATGATAAGATAGGAGAAATATTTGATTATCAAATTTTTGAGGAGGGAATCGTGTCGTATTTTGAACAGTTTATGCAAGCCAATCAGGCTTATGTTGCCCTACATGGGCAGTTAAATCTGCCACTTAAACCCAAAACCAGAGTAGCTATCGTGACCTGTATGGACTCACGTCTACACGTTGCGCAAGCTCTAGGTTTGGCCCTTGGGGATGCTCATATCTTGCGGAATGCGGGTGGTCGAGTAACTGAGGACATGATTCGTTCACTGGTGATTTCCCAGCAACAAATGGGGACAAGAGAGATTGTGGTGCTTCACCATACAGACTGTGGAGCTCAAACCTTTCAAAATGAAAGTTTTCATGAACATTTGAAACACGAGCTCGGAGTCGATGTGTCTGATCAAGATTTTTTACCATTCCAGGATGTGGAAGAGAGTGTGAGAGAGGATATGCAATTGCTTCGAGAATCTCCACTGATTCCTGATGATGTGGTTATTTCAGGTGCTGTCTATGATGTGGATACAGGAAGTATGAGAGAAGTATACTAACTTTGTCTCGAAAAAATTTCATCCTAGCATAAAATCGATTGTTAAAATGTAGGATTTTTAGTTTTAATATAGCTAATATAAAATAGCATAAAACAAGGGTATAAATGTTTGCTCTTGTTTTATTTTTGATTGAAAAATAAAGGAAAAAGCGCTACAATGGTAGATGGAAGATGTTGTGTAAAAACAAGTGATACATAAATACCGGAGGAAATCATGTCTTTTTCTGATTTAAAGCTGTTTGCCCTTTCTTCTAATAGAGAATTGGCAGAGCGTGTGGCGCAAGAAATTGGGATAGAGTTGGGGAAATCGACTGTTCGCCAATTTTCAGATGGGGAGATTCAGGTCAACATTGAAGAATCAATCCGTGGAAAACACGTCTTTATCCTACAATCAACTAGTTCACCTGTAAATGA
Proteins encoded in this window:
- a CDS encoding dUTP diphosphatase, which translates into the protein MKIRGFELVSSFTDENLLPKRETAHAAGYDLKVAVRTVIAPGEIVLVPTGVKAYMQPTEVLYLYDRSSNPRKKGLVLINSVGVIDGDYYGNLGNEGHILAQMKNITDQEVVLEVGERVVQAVFAPFLIADGDEADGVRTGGFGSTGH
- a CDS encoding beta-class carbonic anhydrase; its protein translation is MSYFEQFMQANQAYVALHGQLNLPLKPKTRVAIVTCMDSRLHVAQALGLALGDAHILRNAGGRVTEDMIRSLVISQQQMGTREIVVLHHTDCGAQTFQNESFHEHLKHELGVDVSDQDFLPFQDVEESVREDMQLLRESPLIPDDVVISGAVYDVDTGSMREVY
- the radA gene encoding DNA repair protein RadA is translated as MIAKKKATFVCQNCGYNSPKYLGRCPNCGSWSSFVEEVEVAEVKNARVSLTGEKTKPMKLAEVTSINVNRTKTEMEEFNRVLGGGVVPGSLVLIGGDPGIGKSTLLLQVSTQLSQVGTVLYVSGEESAQQIKLRAERLGDIDSEFYLYAETNMQSVRSEVERIQPDFLIIDSIQTIMSPEISGVQGSVSQVREVTAELMQLAKTNNIAIFIVGHVTKEGTLAGPRMLEHMVDTVLYFEGERHHTFRILRAVKNRFGSTNEIGIFEMQSGGLVEVLNPSQVFLEERLDGATGSSIVVTMEGTRPILAEVQALVTPTMFGNAKRTTTGLDFNRASLIMAVLEKRAGLLLQNQDAYLKSAGGVKLDEPAIDLAVAVAIASSYKDKPTNPQECFVGELGLTGEIRRVNRIEQRINEAAKLGFTKIYVPKNSLTGITPPKEIEVIGVTTIQEVLKKVFA